ACCGATCCCACTATTCCAGCGTTAGTCCGCAGAAGATCGTCGCGGCTCATACCCGGCTTGCGTGCAAGACCCGACGTTATTATGACTATGTCCGAATCGGCGGTTTCCTTATACCCGTTGGTGCCAACCAGCCGCGAATCGTAACCTTCGATCGGAGCGGTCTCTGCAAGATCCAGCGCTTTGCCTTGAGGCATGCCTTCGATGATGTCGACCAGCACCACATCGCCCAGTTCCTTATCAGCCAACCTCTGCGCCGCTGTCGCTCCGACGTTGCCCGCTCCGACGACTGTTATTTTCTTTCTAGCCATTGTTCCTCCATACGTCCGTCGATTATCGCCGCTCGCTCTCGGGTGATGGGGTCAGAGGATGAGCGGACCGAAATTCTATACGACGGGTTGAGAATCGTCCACGAACCGCGTCTCGAGCCGCTTATCGAAGACGGTGAGCTATCGCCGCCTGGGTGAAAGGCCGACTCGAAGCGCTGCACCGAACTCTAACGCGCCCTCTTGCAACAGCGGGGGCAAGCTACCCTTCCCGACCTGTGATCCTTCTAGTGATCCTGCAAACGATCAATATCAAAATAGGATACAGGTCGGGAAGGGTGGCTTGCCCCCGCCTTGCCAGCTCATCCGCCGACGTGAATCGCCGGACGGCGTTCCGGGTCGGGCTCAGCCTGGCGCAGAACTTCGCGGGTCACCGGAGCCGTCTCGCCTTCACCGAAGATCAAGTACTTCAGCAGGTACGTTAGCGGGTTGCCTTCGCTCCAAGCGAAATAAGCGTGGGGGATCTTGCCGGTCGTGTCGCGCAGGTAGAGAAGAAGCGCCGCGATCGCGTTTGGTACCGCCGCGCTCTCTCCCCTGAGCACCCGGTAACCGTCTACCTCGACGCCCTTCACACAGAGTTCATCACTGAACTCCGAAGCATCGCCGATGTCGACTTCCAGAAACAGTATCGGATCACCTTTTGGAATGTGGTTGTCCTCGCGCTGCTCTTTTTCTTTGAATCGATACTCGCCCGCATCGCCTGCTTGCCGGCAGTTGGCGACGATTCGAATCTCGTGACTGCGTGCGACCTCCTCGATAAAAGCGCGCGCCTTCTCGTCAAGCTCGACTCGCTCGATGCGCAGCTCAGTCGTCCGCATCACCCTCGACACAAACGAAGCGGCGATGATTGACCCGATGAAGAACGACGCGATCTTTATGCCTTCGGGCCGCTCGATGATGTTCAGCACCGTCGTGTACGCGAACACCAGCGAGATCAGCACGAAGGCCCAGCCGTGTTTGCGGCGGCGAAAGGCTGAAAGCGTCACCGCAACCGCGCCCGAGCTCATCAGCACCAGAACGCCGGTCGCGTAAGCCCCGCCCTGTGCTTCGACGTCCGCTTTGAAAATCAGCGTCACAGCAAACGCGATCGCAGTGTACACGAGCACCAGCGGTCTGACGGCAGCGGCCCACTTGGGCGCCATTCCATACTTGGGCAAGTACCTCGGGACTATGTTTACCAATCCGGCCATCGCCGACGCGCCCGCGAAGGAAAGAATGAGAATCGTGCTCAGATCGTAGGCGGTGCCAAAGACACTGCCGAGGTATTTGTGCGCAATGTAGGCGAGCGCGCGGCCGTTTGCCTGTCCACCCTTCGCAAACTCGGCGGCGGGGATCAGCGTCGCCGTCACCACGCTGCTGGCGATCAGCATCGCGCTCATGATCAAAGCCGCCGTGCGAAGCAGCTTGCGCGTATTGGCGATTCTTCCGACGGGATTCTCTTCAGTATCCGTTTCATATCCTTTGACCAGCGGCATCACGACCACGCCCGTTTCGAATCCCGAGAGTCCCAGGGCGAGTTTCGGAAACACGATCAACGCCACGCCGATCATCGCAAGCGGGCTTCCGTGAGCGCTGATCAAAGCGTTCTTCCAATCTGACAGCGCAGCCGGATGAGTTGCGAGCTCGTAGAATCCCACGCCTACGACAATGCAGTTCAACAGCAGGTAAGCCCCGACCAGCAACACCGACACGCCGATCGCTTCTCTGAATCCCTTAAGAAAAATCGCGCCCAGGAAAGCGACTAAGAACAGCGTTATTGCGATGCGGTTGTGCAGGAAATGCGGAGTGAAAGGATTCTCGACAATGTGAGCCGTAGCGTCGGCCGCCGATAGCGTGATGGTGATGATGAAATCCGTTGCCACGAAGCCCAGCAGCACAAGCACAAACAGCTTGGCTTGCCATCCGGGCAGCAAGTGCTCGAGCATCGAGATCGAGCCGTTGCCGTGCGGACTCTCTGCTGCCACTCGATTGTAGATCGGCAGCGCTCCCAGGAGCGTGAGCAAGACCAGCACCAGCGTGGCAATTGGTGAGAGTGCGCCGGCCGCCAGGAACGCAATGCCCGGTTGATACCCCAGCGTCGAAAAATAGTCGACGCCGGTCAGACACATCACCTTCCACCACGGATGCTGGTGCTCCTGGTTTTTAGACGAGGAGTCAGTGGGCTCGCCCATCCGCAGTCTTAGCAACCATTGGTGAAAAGTGCTTCTCGCCATGGACGGCAGAAGTGTAGCGAGTGATTGAGAGGTCGTACAGGCGCGACGGGCAGGTGCGCTACAACACAGGCGTCTGGAAACTCTTGACGTTCGGCGAATCCGCCACCAACGCAGGTGGTCGGAACTCAATGACGCCTCGAGAACTACAGCTTAGTCCGTCCGGCATTCGCGACATCTTTACCGTCTTTGTCGGAGCCCGGTTCCTGCACACCTTTTCGCTCGACTTTGTAAAAGTCCAGCATCACATCGGTGTTCCCGCGTAGTTCTCGCTCGAGCCGCTCGAGGGCCACCCGCACAACATCACGGTGATGAACGCGGCGTCGTGCTGGAAGCTGGCTCACTTGCAGCCAGATCTTGTGGATCAAGCTAATGTCATCCTCGGTGAGGTCGGGAGCATGCGCACCAAGCGAGACGCTGTGTTCGCGATTTCCTGGCTCCACGATCCTGCACCACACTTGACGGCGTGGTGTTTCGGCCAGGCGTTCCCACGCGCGGCCCAGTTCGCGCGTCTGCTCATTGGCGGTCATCTTGGAGGAAAGACCGGCGACGATCTCGGCAGAGTCCAGACGCAGAGCGGTCTGTGCCACGGCGTCAAAGAGGTTGGTCGCCGGAACGACAACCAACTCGACCGGTTTGCCATGCTTTTCGGCAAGCGCAACGACTCGCGTAAACAGGCGTTGCTCGTAATCCGTAAACAGATTGGAGTCATAGAGGTCACGCTCGCCTGCGTCCGGGCCTCTCATCAACCGCGCGGTCATCACCAATATGTCTTGCGCTTCGGTGTTGGTTCGCCCCAACACGTAATCGAGATGCGAGAGCGTGTTGTAGTCTCGCACGGCAACGAGCACGCTGCCGGGCCGCGCGCGGACAGTATCAAGGCTCACGTCAGGCTGATAGTTGAGTGTGAACTGGTCAAGGGCCGCAGTTGATCTGTCGAGTTTTCTCTGATTGATGCGCTCGGAGACCGTAAAGACTATGAAAAACACAATCGTGAACGCGACTCCCGCTATGGTCGCCACTTCCTTGGTGATCAGATTGATTCCGGCGACGGAAAACAGCAACACCGCGATTATCCCCAGCCCAACCGGGATCTCCTTGCCGCGCACATTTATATTGAAAGGTACTCTCCACTCGCGATGCGATTTGTCCTTGAAGCGCAGCACCAGCATCGCCAGGCCGTTGAAGGTAAACGCCCAGATGACACCGAAGGCGTAAGCCTCCCCCAGCAAATAGGTGTTGCCGCCCGAGGCTATGATCGCCAACAGTTGCAAGAGCACTATCAGATTGATCATTCGGTACGTCGTGCCAAATCTCTTATGCGGCGCCCGGAACCAGTCGGTCATCACTCCGTCTTCTGAGACACGATTCAGCACTCCGTTAGATCCGATGATCGAAGTATTGATGGCGCCTGACAGCATCAGGCATCCGACGATCACAATGAACGCTTGAAACAAGAGCTTCAACGGCAATGGGCCGGCAAGATACATAGCAATGCCGCTGATTAAGTTGTCCCTATAAGTCATCCTGACGCCATCTGGAATAAGCGCGTACGCGAAGAAAGAAACAAGCGATGTGAACAGCACCGAAAAAACGAAGATCACAAACCCGGCGCGCATGAGATTCTTGTGCTTCGGGTGTTCGAGTTCGCGGTTGACCTGGGCGAGTGACTCTTCGCCGGACATCGCAAGAAAGGAATGCCCGAATGCCATCAGTATCCCGATCAGACCCAACAGGGCTCCCGCGTTGGCCACAATGCCGAGGCGTGGCTCAGTCTCCTTTTGCTCGGGCTCGGTGGCCGACGCCGTTTCGGGTGGCAGCTCACGCAATGCGCCGGGGGCGATGGCCGGCAACCAGCCGACTGCGTCGCGATTGAACGACAAATTGTGCGGTACCGGCGCCGGAGGCAATCTCTGTTTGTCCGGCTGGGTGATGATACTGTAGCCGGCCCACAGAATAAGCATGACAACCATCGCCGTTGTCACGTACATGATCCGCAGTGCATCCCCCGATGATTCATGCATCCCCATGGTGTTGCGCCACCAGAAATAAATTGTTACGAGAATGGCGATGCCTGCTGCCAGATAATTCGTCGTTGATGGCGATGGATTCCATGGATGGCCGAAGTAAGTCACGGTTTGCGCGACGAGCCCGACGACGTATTGCCCGGCTGAGACGCCGGAGATCGGGCCTGTCAAAATGTAGTCGAACATCAACGCCGAGACCGAGAGCTTCGCGAGCGTCCCACCCATCGATTCTTTGACTACGCGGTAAACTCCACCTCGCGTGAACATCACGCATGATTCGACATACACAGAGCGCACTGCATAAGAGAAGAGCATAACGCCCAGAACGAACCAGGGAGCCGCTCGCCCGACTGCTTGCTCCGCGATGCCGCCGACGTAATAGGCCGACGACCCAAGGTCATTGAGCACAATAGCCGCCGCGCGCCAGAACGAGATGAACGACAGCAGTACAGTTGTAGCTACAACGACCCTGACGCGAGTGGGATTCTTTACGCCGTTCTTAGACGTGACCGCATCTATTGGCATAAGCGTTTCAGTTTCTCCGCCGCGACTCGACGCTCTGCCGCTCATCGTCCACGCTTTGTTGCATTGTGTCCGGCGGAACCGATGGGATGCGCGGCCTAAACGCGAGCACTTTTCCTTTTGAAGCTAAGTCGAAGCTGCCGCATTCAGGACATCGGTAGGCGTACAGGTAGATCTCGGTCTGGTTGATCCTTACCAGCCCGGCCGGTAGCTCGACGCCGCGGCCTTGCCAGGCGCATTTGCGGCAGAGGAGGTTTTTGGTTTCTATATTGATTTCGCGACCGACCGATAACATAAGCGCCAGAGGCTTCTTTGTTTACTCGGCCGTAACCAGCGGAGCGATTGGCGGCTCACAGAAGTCTCAGTGTCATCGTACTGCCCTCAACATAAGAATGGCATAAAAGGTCTATAAAGGTTTCATAAAGACGAGGTGTGTACTACTCATCTTGAAGCGGAACAACCTGGACGGTCGCGCCGCGCACTTCACTCAGAAAGCGATTGATTACCGAGCCATGAAGCAGGATGTTCCATCGCGAGCGAGCCGATTGCCCGAACACCACATGAGTGATGCCCTCGCGCCGGGCGAATTCGATAAGGGCGTCGGCAACGCGCCGCTCCCTCAGCTTCACTACATTCGCCCCGAGTTCCTCGGCGAGCTTGATGTTCTCGATCAGAGCAGCGTGATCCGCCGGATTCATCCGGCCGGGTTCCTCGCGCGGCGTTTCGACGTAGACCGCGTACCAGTCCGACGCCAGCCGTCCCGCGATGCGCGAGCCCGTTCGCAGCAGCTTCTTTGCGCTGCCGCGTGACGCCATGCACACCATAACTTTTTCTGGAATCGCGGCCTGCTCGAGTCCTTCTCGTTCGCGATAGTCGTGGGCCTTTGCCGCTTGATCTTCGGCCACTTGGCGCAAAGCCAGCTCGCGAAGGGCTGACAGATTCCCTTTGCGGAAAAAGTTAGTCAGCGCCTGTTCGATCTTCTCGACGCTGTAAATCTTCCCCTGGCGGAGCCGCGTTCGCAGCGTGTCGACCGAGACATCCACGTTGACTACTTCGTCGGCGCGGCGCAGGAAATAATCGGGAATGGTTTCGCGCACTCGGACGCCGGTTATGCGGGCGATCGCGTCGTTTAGGGATTCAATGTGCTGAACGTTCACCGCACTGATTACTGAGATACCGGCGTCGAGGATCTCGAGCACATCCTCGTAGCGCTTGCGATGCTTCGAGCCAGGGACGTTCGAGTGCGCGAGCTCATCGACTAGAACTAAGGCGGGCCGGCGCGCGATGACCCCGTCCACGTCCATCTCTTCCAGCGTTACGCCCCGATAATCTATGCGGCGCAGCGGTATGCGCTCGAGGCCGCCTATCAGTGTCTCAGTTTCTGCGCGGCCGTGCGGCTCGATGAAACCGATTACGATGTCGACGCCCTGACGCTTGAGCAAGTGCGCCTCTTCGAGCATCTGATAGGTCTTGCCCACGCCTGGCGCGGCGCCCAGATAAATGCGCAGCCGGGCGCGGCCCGCTTGCTGTTGTTTGGCGAGCAGCGACTCGGCGCTCGGCCGCGCGCCGGCCAATCGATCCGTTGTTGCCTCGTGGGAGACCATATGAACTTACGCGGTATGTCTAATGCTTGCCGGGCCTCCTGTGGTCAGCGCAAAAGTAAAGGTCGCGCCGCTACCCGGACGGCTCTCGACGCTGACTTGTCCTCCTTGAGCCTCCACAAGCCGCCTCACCAGCGCAAGTCCCAAACCTGTGCCGTCCGCCCTGTCACCAACGCGATTGAACCGGCTGAAGATAGTCGGAAGGTACTGCTCGGGTATGCCCTCGCCGGTGTCCCGCACGCTGAAGTAAACGCGCCCGACCTGCTCGTTTGCTTCAATCGCGACGCTGCCGCCGCGATCGGTATGACGTATGGCGTTCGACAGCAGGTTATCGAGAATGCTGGCAATCGCCCGCCGGTCCCCAACCACCCAGGACAGGTCCGGCCAGATTTTGTTCTCCAGTTTGATCTGCCTGCTGTCGGCGGAGGCGCGAAACCGCTCGACTGCTTCACGCGCAAGATCGATGGGCCGCAACCTTTCCATCGAAAGCCGCCGCGCGCCCGAGTCGATCTCTGCGAGCTCGAGCAAATCGCTGATCAGCTCATCCAGCTTGTCCGCGTTCTCTCGGGCGCTTCTGAGCATTTCGTTCTGCTGTTCAGTCGCCTCGCCGACATACCCTTCGATGACCGCGTGAAGCGCGAGCCGCAGCGAATGAAGCGGCTCACGCAGCTTGCTCGACGCGACCGAGATGAACGCTGTTTTCAGCTTATCTACTTCGGTGATAGCGGTGATGTCTTCAAGCAAGGTGACCGCGCCAAGCAGCCGGCCTTCCGAGTCTCGCATCGGAGTCGCGCGCAGGCGGAAGTCGCGCTCCGCCCCGCCCAGCTTGATGGGAACGATCGCGGCTTCGCCGTCCACGGCAACCGGCCGCTGCATGGAAACGGCATCACGTACCGCGCGCAAGATCCGCTCGCCTCCTTCGAGGCTTTCCAGATCGGCGCCGTCGCCATCGCCGCTCAGGAAACTGCCGAACAGTTGCCGGGCCGCGCGATTGATTTTGATTACACGATTGTGCGAGTTGGTTACTATCACCGGCTCGCCAATGGAATCGATGACCGCGTCAGACTTCTTTTGCTCGATCAACAATCTGCCGAA
This window of the Acidobacteriota bacterium genome carries:
- a CDS encoding amino acid transporter yields the protein MGEPTDSSSKNQEHQHPWWKVMCLTGVDYFSTLGYQPGIAFLAAGALSPIATLVLVLLTLLGALPIYNRVAAESPHGNGSISMLEHLLPGWQAKLFVLVLLGFVATDFIITITLSAADATAHIVENPFTPHFLHNRIAITLFLVAFLGAIFLKGFREAIGVSVLLVGAYLLLNCIVVGVGFYELATHPAALSDWKNALISAHGSPLAMIGVALIVFPKLALGLSGFETGVVVMPLVKGYETDTEENPVGRIANTRKLLRTAALIMSAMLIASSVVTATLIPAAEFAKGGQANGRALAYIAHKYLGSVFGTAYDLSTILILSFAGASAMAGLVNIVPRYLPKYGMAPKWAAAVRPLVLVYTAIAFAVTLIFKADVEAQGGAYATGVLVLMSSGAVAVTLSAFRRRKHGWAFVLISLVFAYTTVLNIIERPEGIKIASFFIGSIIAASFVSRVMRTTELRIERVELDEKARAFIEEVARSHEIRIVANCRQAGDAGEYRFKEKEQREDNHIPKGDPILFLEVDIGDASEFSDELCVKGVEVDGYRVLRGESAAVPNAIAALLLYLRDTTGKIPHAYFAWSEGNPLTYLLKYLIFGEGETAPVTREVLRQAEPDPERRPAIHVGG
- a CDS encoding APC family permease encodes the protein MPIDAVTSKNGVKNPTRVRVVVATTVLLSFISFWRAAAIVLNDLGSSAYYVGGIAEQAVGRAAPWFVLGVMLFSYAVRSVYVESCVMFTRGGVYRVVKESMGGTLAKLSVSALMFDYILTGPISGVSAGQYVVGLVAQTVTYFGHPWNPSPSTTNYLAAGIAILVTIYFWWRNTMGMHESSGDALRIMYVTTAMVVMLILWAGYSIITQPDKQRLPPAPVPHNLSFNRDAVGWLPAIAPGALRELPPETASATEPEQKETEPRLGIVANAGALLGLIGILMAFGHSFLAMSGEESLAQVNRELEHPKHKNLMRAGFVIFVFSVLFTSLVSFFAYALIPDGVRMTYRDNLISGIAMYLAGPLPLKLLFQAFIVIVGCLMLSGAINTSIIGSNGVLNRVSEDGVMTDWFRAPHKRFGTTYRMINLIVLLQLLAIIASGGNTYLLGEAYAFGVIWAFTFNGLAMLVLRFKDKSHREWRVPFNINVRGKEIPVGLGIIAVLLFSVAGINLITKEVATIAGVAFTIVFFIVFTVSERINQRKLDRSTAALDQFTLNYQPDVSLDTVRARPGSVLVAVRDYNTLSHLDYVLGRTNTEAQDILVMTARLMRGPDAGERDLYDSNLFTDYEQRLFTRVVALAEKHGKPVELVVVPATNLFDAVAQTALRLDSAEIVAGLSSKMTANEQTRELGRAWERLAETPRRQVWCRIVEPGNREHSVSLGAHAPDLTEDDISLIHKIWLQVSQLPARRRVHHRDVVRVALERLERELRGNTDVMLDFYKVERKGVQEPGSDKDGKDVANAGRTKL
- a CDS encoding universal stress protein; the encoded protein is MVSHEATTDRLAGARPSAESLLAKQQQAGRARLRIYLGAAPGVGKTYQMLEEAHLLKRQGVDIVIGFIEPHGRAETETLIGGLERIPLRRIDYRGVTLEEMDVDGVIARRPALVLVDELAHSNVPGSKHRKRYEDVLEILDAGISVISAVNVQHIESLNDAIARITGVRVRETIPDYFLRRADEVVNVDVSVDTLRTRLRQGKIYSVEKIEQALTNFFRKGNLSALRELALRQVAEDQAAKAHDYREREGLEQAAIPEKVMVCMASRGSAKKLLRTGSRIAGRLASDWYAVYVETPREEPGRMNPADHAALIENIKLAEELGANVVKLRERRVADALIEFARREGITHVVFGQSARSRWNILLHGSVINRFLSEVRGATVQVVPLQDE
- a CDS encoding ATP-binding protein; translated protein: MVRRRGFRRLRRTIAIKLDMNSLRRKLAFSYGLLIIIILAVSAWSIYHLVQLGRAVDVILVNNYKSITAAENMKEALERQDSAAMFFIASHGNKAREQFETNSQRFAEQFEIAQGNITEAGESEIVADISLKYQAYKKDLESFLSRAPPRQTVELSNTYFERLEPQFLSLKNRLDDLLHLNQRAMVAANDRAVSVSRRGEISTAVTAVLAITLALFFAWRFTRYVVDPISMLAEKAKRIGEGDFDQHISVSSKDEIGVLATEFNRMLVRLRDLRKSDFGRLLIEQKKSDAVIDSIGEPVIVTNSHNRVIKINRAARQLFGSFLSGDGDGADLESLEGGERILRAVRDAVSMQRPVAVDGEAAIVPIKLGGAERDFRLRATPMRDSEGRLLGAVTLLEDITAITEVDKLKTAFISVASSKLREPLHSLRLALHAVIEGYVGEATEQQNEMLRSARENADKLDELISDLLELAEIDSGARRLSMERLRPIDLAREAVERFRASADSRQIKLENKIWPDLSWVVGDRRAIASILDNLLSNAIRHTDRGGSVAIEANEQVGRVYFSVRDTGEGIPEQYLPTIFSRFNRVGDRADGTGLGLALVRRLVEAQGGQVSVESRPGSGATFTFALTTGGPASIRHTA